In the Piscinibacter sp. XHJ-5 genome, one interval contains:
- a CDS encoding YjgN family protein, protein MSQPSWIGPAGAEPAFEAPREHRLDFRFTGSGSEYFRIWIVNLLLTIVTLGVYYPWAKVRRLRYFYGNTLVGGQPLDFHGNPMTMLRGYVLIAVMGVLYSVAGRFSAVAGLVAFIILAAIWPALLRSSMQFRLANTSWRGLRFRFVGSLGDAYAAFLPAFVPGIAIVAALAAVSDPEQPPAWYAALMGIVSLVALAFAPWLWWKLKKYQHDHYALGPWRTRLTASCGSFYLVFLKTAGAALAAGLLVGVVVSVVAVLGIVGSSLGGSGRSSPLVAMVIGLVLAFTTLLAMQLVPRPYFTSRMQNLLWSRTGNEAMRFGSQLRFWPLFGLTLKNWLLVALTLGLYWPFAAVASQRMRIEAVSVTALVDPDDLIDQARGAEGEAAGDAAGDLFGLDIGL, encoded by the coding sequence ATGAGTCAACCCTCGTGGATCGGCCCTGCCGGGGCCGAGCCGGCGTTCGAGGCGCCGCGCGAACATCGGCTGGACTTTCGCTTCACCGGCTCGGGCAGCGAGTACTTCCGCATCTGGATCGTCAACCTGCTGCTCACGATCGTCACCCTGGGCGTGTACTACCCCTGGGCCAAGGTGCGCAGGCTGCGCTACTTCTACGGCAACACGCTGGTCGGCGGCCAGCCGCTCGACTTCCACGGCAACCCGATGACGATGCTGCGCGGCTACGTGCTCATCGCCGTCATGGGGGTGCTGTACTCGGTGGCCGGCAGGTTCTCGGCCGTCGCGGGCCTGGTCGCGTTCATCATCCTGGCGGCGATCTGGCCGGCGTTGCTCAGGTCTTCGATGCAGTTTCGCCTCGCCAACACCAGCTGGCGTGGCCTGCGCTTTCGCTTCGTGGGCAGCCTGGGCGATGCCTACGCCGCCTTTTTGCCCGCGTTCGTGCCCGGGATCGCCATCGTCGCGGCCCTGGCCGCGGTCAGTGATCCCGAGCAGCCGCCGGCCTGGTACGCGGCGCTGATGGGGATCGTCTCGCTGGTGGCGCTCGCCTTCGCACCCTGGCTGTGGTGGAAGCTGAAGAAGTACCAGCACGACCACTACGCGCTCGGCCCGTGGCGGACGCGGCTGACGGCCAGCTGCGGCTCGTTCTACCTCGTGTTCCTGAAGACCGCCGGGGCCGCCCTCGCTGCCGGCCTGCTGGTCGGCGTGGTGGTCAGCGTCGTGGCCGTGCTGGGCATCGTGGGCAGCTCACTGGGAGGAAGCGGCCGCAGCAGTCCGCTGGTGGCCATGGTCATCGGCCTCGTGCTGGCCTTCACCACGCTGCTGGCCATGCAACTCGTGCCGCGCCCCTATTTCACCTCGCGCATGCAGAACCTGTTGTGGTCGCGCACCGGCAACGAGGCGATGCGCTTCGGCAGCCAGCTGCGCTTCTGGCCGCTGTTCGGCCTCACGTTGAAGAACTGGCTGCTGGTCGCGCTGACGCTCGGCCTGTACTGGCCGTTCGCCGCCGTGGCCAGCCAGCGCATGCGCATCGAGGCGGTGTCGGTCACGGCGCTGGTCGATCCCGACGACCTGATCGACCAGGCGCGCGGCGCCGAGGGCGAGGCCGCCGGCGACGCGGCGGGCGACCTGTTCGGGCTGGACATCGGCCTCTGA
- a CDS encoding ABC transporter permease, giving the protein MKAFSLRRTLAIFLKEFQQMLRDRLTFAMAIGVPILQLVLFGYAINTDPKGLPTTLVAYDNGPLSRSLVAALQNTGYFRITRLADSEAQAETLIASGEVQFMVAIPPDFSQRVVRGEKPALLVAVDATDPSASGNAIAALQAVAQQALRADLVGPLAYLQPGAAPFDLRVHRRYNPEGLSRYNIVPGLIGTILTMTMVMLTGLAMTRERERGTMENLLATPVRPVEVMLGKIAPYVVIGYIQLGVILLAAWLLFEVPMSGSFTLLMAMIGVFMLANLSVGFTFSTLAQNQLQAMQMTFFFFLPSILLSGFMFPFRGMPVWAQWLGEVLPLTHFLRIVRGIMLKGSDLVQLLPELWPMLAFLLVAGVLALARYRQTLD; this is encoded by the coding sequence ATGAAGGCCTTCTCGCTGCGTCGCACGCTGGCCATCTTCCTGAAGGAGTTCCAGCAGATGCTGCGCGACCGGCTGACCTTCGCGATGGCCATCGGCGTGCCCATCCTGCAGCTCGTGCTGTTCGGCTACGCCATCAACACCGATCCGAAGGGGCTGCCGACCACGCTGGTGGCCTACGACAACGGTCCGCTGTCGCGCAGCCTGGTCGCCGCGCTGCAGAACACCGGCTACTTCCGCATCACGCGGCTGGCCGACAGCGAGGCGCAGGCGGAGACGCTGATCGCCTCGGGCGAGGTGCAATTCATGGTGGCCATTCCGCCCGACTTCAGCCAGCGCGTGGTGCGCGGCGAGAAGCCGGCGCTGCTGGTCGCGGTGGACGCCACCGATCCGTCGGCCTCGGGCAACGCGATCGCCGCGCTCCAGGCGGTGGCGCAGCAGGCGCTGCGCGCCGACCTGGTGGGGCCGCTGGCCTACCTGCAGCCCGGCGCGGCTCCGTTCGATCTGCGGGTGCATCGCCGCTACAACCCGGAAGGCCTGTCGCGCTACAACATCGTGCCGGGCCTCATCGGCACCATCCTCACCATGACGATGGTGATGCTCACCGGCCTGGCGATGACCCGCGAGCGCGAGCGCGGCACGATGGAGAACCTGCTTGCCACGCCGGTGCGGCCGGTGGAGGTGATGCTGGGCAAGATCGCGCCGTACGTGGTCATCGGCTACATCCAGCTCGGCGTGATCCTGCTGGCGGCATGGCTGCTGTTCGAGGTGCCGATGAGCGGCAGCTTCACGCTGCTCATGGCGATGATCGGGGTGTTCATGCTTGCCAACCTCAGCGTGGGCTTCACCTTCTCCACGCTGGCGCAGAACCAGCTGCAGGCGATGCAGATGACCTTCTTCTTCTTCCTGCCGTCGATCCTGCTGTCGGGCTTCATGTTTCCGTTCCGCGGCATGCCGGTGTGGGCGCAATGGCTGGGCGAGGTGCTGCCGCTCACGCACTTCCTGCGCATCGTGCGCGGCATCATGCTCAAGGGGAGCGACCTGGTGCAGCTGCTGCCGGAGCTGTGGCCGATGCTGGCGTTCCTGCTGGTGGCCGGCGTGCTGGCGCTTGCGCGCTACCGGCAGACGCTCGACTGA
- a CDS encoding HAD family hydrolase, whose amino-acid sequence MCPSSRLPTLRARPGSRRIQPSEGEPILEKPPAATQRDTRRLHFDAVIFDHDNTLADATRVGEDLFQPAFDAVLGKVSAQNRADKPYMDKLTRAFAACWFTAFDAVAKSHDFTADMTDAGKKAFTEIQVKKESGYAPYRDAYLVPLIHAHMPCFLVTSGFQKLQESKIDVLGMRPWFDEFIVDRVDVAGASHGKKVVFADIVKRHGFKHERVLVVGDNPVSEIKAGNELGMHTVQVLRPRVEWSNDANAHIFTLAQLWPLIGLGDDAPEPAHK is encoded by the coding sequence ATGTGCCCGTCGAGCCGTCTGCCTACGCTGCGTGCGCGACCCGGCAGTCGTCGCATCCAGCCATCCGAAGGAGAACCCATTTTGGAAAAGCCCCCCGCCGCGACTCAACGCGACACGAGGCGTCTGCACTTCGACGCCGTCATCTTCGACCACGACAACACCCTGGCCGATGCGACCCGGGTCGGCGAAGATCTCTTTCAGCCGGCGTTCGATGCCGTCCTCGGGAAGGTCTCGGCGCAGAACCGGGCCGACAAGCCCTACATGGACAAGCTCACCCGCGCCTTCGCGGCTTGCTGGTTCACCGCCTTCGACGCGGTGGCGAAGAGCCATGACTTCACGGCGGACATGACCGACGCCGGCAAGAAGGCGTTTACCGAGATACAGGTGAAGAAGGAGTCCGGCTATGCCCCATACCGCGACGCCTATCTCGTGCCCCTGATCCACGCGCACATGCCGTGCTTCCTCGTCACCTCGGGGTTCCAGAAGCTGCAGGAAAGCAAGATCGACGTCCTGGGCATGCGGCCCTGGTTCGACGAGTTCATCGTCGACCGCGTCGACGTCGCCGGCGCTTCGCACGGCAAGAAGGTCGTTTTCGCGGACATCGTCAAGCGCCACGGATTCAAGCACGAGCGCGTGCTGGTGGTCGGCGACAACCCCGTGTCCGAGATCAAGGCGGGCAACGAACTCGGGATGCATACGGTGCAGGTGCTGCGCCCGCGGGTCGAATGGAGCAACGATGCCAATGCCCATATCTTCACGTTGGCGCAGTTGTGGCCGCTGATCGGGTTGGGCGACGATGCGCCCGAACCCGCTCACAAGTAG
- a CDS encoding ABC transporter ATP-binding protein — protein MSAPGRPTTDGELAIDVRGLTKRYGQRTVVDDVALQVRTGRICGFLGPNGSGKTTTIRMLCGLLTPDGGHGTCLGLDIVKQGYEIRRQVGYMTQKFGLYDDLSIRQNLDFVARLFELPQRDQAVDRALERLGLVERQHQLAGALSGGWKQRLALAACLIHEPRLLLLDEPTAGVDPKARRDFWDEIHRLAAQGITVLVSTHYMDEAERCHELVYIAYGRTLARGTEREIIEQAGLTVWAVEGDEVSALVEPLKTAPGVQSVAAFGSSLHVAGRDAALLEQAIEPHRRAGLRWHRTEANLEDVFISLIAHARDNFAPEAGAAR, from the coding sequence ATGAGCGCGCCGGGCAGGCCGACGACCGACGGCGAACTCGCCATCGACGTCCGGGGGCTGACCAAGCGCTACGGCCAGCGCACCGTGGTCGACGATGTCGCGCTGCAGGTGCGCACCGGCCGCATCTGCGGCTTCCTCGGTCCCAACGGCAGCGGCAAGACGACCACCATCCGCATGCTGTGCGGGCTGCTCACGCCCGACGGGGGCCACGGCACCTGCCTCGGCCTGGACATCGTGAAGCAGGGCTACGAGATCCGCCGGCAGGTCGGCTACATGACGCAGAAGTTCGGCCTCTACGACGACCTGTCCATTCGCCAGAACCTCGACTTCGTCGCCAGGTTGTTCGAGCTGCCGCAGCGCGACCAGGCGGTGGACCGCGCGCTCGAGCGCCTGGGGCTGGTCGAGCGGCAGCACCAGCTTGCCGGCGCGCTGTCGGGCGGCTGGAAGCAGCGGCTGGCGCTGGCCGCATGCCTGATCCACGAGCCGCGGCTGCTGCTGCTCGACGAGCCCACGGCCGGCGTCGACCCCAAGGCGCGGCGCGACTTCTGGGACGAGATCCACCGGCTGGCCGCCCAGGGCATCACGGTGCTGGTGTCGACGCACTACATGGACGAGGCCGAGCGCTGCCACGAGCTGGTCTACATCGCCTACGGCAGGACGCTCGCGCGCGGCACCGAGCGGGAGATCATCGAGCAGGCCGGGCTCACGGTGTGGGCGGTGGAAGGCGACGAAGTCTCGGCGCTCGTCGAGCCGCTGAAGACGGCGCCGGGCGTGCAGAGCGTGGCCGCGTTCGGCAGCTCGCTGCACGTGGCCGGACGCGACGCGGCCCTGCTCGAGCAGGCCATCGAGCCGCACCGGCGCGCCGGGTTGCGGTGGCACCGCACCGAAGCGAATCTGGAGGACGTCTTCATCAGCCTCATCGCGCACGCACGCGACAACTTCGCGCCAGAGGCGGGCGCGGCGCGATGA
- a CDS encoding HlyD family efflux transporter periplasmic adaptor subunit — protein sequence MRPADLAAIALLVVLAGCSRAPDPAWSGYVEGEYVYVAAPLGGSLETLAVRRGEVVKQGAPLFALESASEQAAREEAAARLVGARAQASDAEKGRRPDELAVTQAQFAQARAEADVAAAEYERQRALLAQGFISRSRLDDARAAMEQSRQRVAEMTAALRVARLPAREDERLAAQASAQAAQQALRQSEWRTQQKQQRAPADATVADTYFRAGEWVPAGQPVVALLPPGQTKARFFVPEAELASLAIGQAVAIHCDGCGAPIPARIDFIATQAEYTPPVIYSNSQRSRLVFMVEARPDAKDGAKLKPGQPVDVRRAGETKS from the coding sequence ATGCGACCCGCCGATCTCGCCGCCATCGCCTTGCTGGTCGTGCTGGCGGGTTGCAGCCGTGCCCCCGACCCTGCATGGTCGGGCTACGTCGAGGGCGAGTACGTGTATGTCGCGGCGCCGCTGGGCGGCAGCCTCGAGACGCTGGCGGTGCGGCGGGGGGAAGTGGTCAAGCAGGGCGCGCCGCTGTTCGCCCTGGAGTCCGCAAGCGAGCAGGCCGCGCGCGAAGAGGCGGCCGCGCGACTGGTGGGGGCGCGCGCCCAGGCGAGCGACGCCGAGAAAGGACGCCGCCCCGACGAGCTGGCGGTCACGCAGGCGCAGTTTGCGCAGGCGCGCGCCGAGGCCGACGTGGCCGCGGCCGAATACGAGCGCCAGCGCGCCTTGCTGGCGCAGGGCTTCATCTCCCGATCGCGGCTGGACGATGCGCGCGCGGCGATGGAGCAGTCGCGTCAGCGCGTGGCGGAAATGACCGCGGCGCTGCGGGTTGCACGATTGCCGGCGCGCGAGGACGAGCGGCTTGCGGCCCAGGCCAGCGCGCAGGCCGCGCAGCAGGCGCTGCGCCAGAGCGAGTGGCGCACGCAACAGAAGCAGCAGCGCGCGCCGGCCGACGCGACGGTGGCCGACACCTACTTCCGCGCCGGCGAGTGGGTGCCGGCGGGGCAGCCGGTCGTGGCCCTCCTGCCCCCCGGCCAGACCAAGGCGCGCTTCTTCGTGCCCGAGGCCGAACTCGCGTCACTGGCCATCGGCCAGGCCGTGGCCATCCATTGCGATGGCTGCGGCGCGCCAATTCCCGCACGCATCGACTTCATCGCGACGCAGGCCGAGTACACGCCGCCGGTCATCTACTCCAACTCGCAGCGCTCGCGCCTGGTCTTCATGGTTGAGGCGCGGCCCGACGCCAAGGACGGCGCGAAGCTCAAGCCCGGGCAGCCGGTCGACGTGCGGCGCGCCGGCGAGACGAAGTCATGA
- a CDS encoding glutathione S-transferase N-terminal domain-containing protein, with product MKLIGSLNSPYVRKVRIVMAEKRLDYQLEIEDVWNSDRIVHSNPLGKVPCLVMEGGEAVFDSRVIVEYVDTLSPVGKLIPDRGRERAEVRTWEALGDGLLDAAILARLENTWKGRSDGQRSQPWIDRQMGKIHASLAAMSKGLGDKPFCSGIHFSLSDIAVGCALGYLDYRFAHIDWRGEYANLAKLNDKLSQRQSFIDTVPPAA from the coding sequence ATGAAACTCATCGGCTCGCTCAACAGCCCGTACGTGCGCAAGGTGCGCATCGTGATGGCCGAGAAGAGGCTCGACTACCAGCTCGAGATCGAAGACGTCTGGAACAGCGACCGCATCGTCCATTCCAACCCTCTCGGCAAGGTGCCCTGCCTCGTCATGGAGGGCGGCGAGGCGGTGTTCGACTCGCGCGTGATCGTGGAATACGTCGACACGCTGTCGCCTGTGGGCAAGCTCATCCCCGACCGCGGCCGCGAGCGCGCCGAAGTGCGCACCTGGGAAGCGCTCGGCGACGGCCTGCTCGACGCGGCCATCCTGGCGCGGCTGGAGAACACCTGGAAAGGCCGCAGCGACGGCCAGCGCAGCCAGCCCTGGATCGACCGCCAGATGGGCAAGATCCACGCCTCGCTGGCGGCGATGAGCAAGGGCCTGGGCGACAAGCCGTTCTGCTCCGGCATCCATTTCTCGCTGTCGGACATCGCCGTGGGCTGCGCGCTGGGCTACCTCGACTACCGCTTCGCCCACATCGATTGGCGTGGTGAGTACGCCAACCTGGCGAAGCTGAACGACAAGCTCTCCCAGCGGCAAAGCTTCATCGACACCGTGCCGCCTGCGGCCTGA
- a CDS encoding TetR/AcrR family transcriptional regulator: MPRPSQNLDVALLQAGRELFPRAGCAGLSVRAVAEQAGANLGMFHYHFKTKDNFLRTLLQQVYEEMYAGLSGAVSQQGPAVERLRAALVAAAALLVTHRKVFARVWMDAIAGEPVATEFMQHNAPRHIGLLFGLVQQAQAEGALRALPPFQCVATLLGAVALPIVFASGLVEVAMPAAAVQRQFRDQVMSPDAIAQRVDLALAALRAPVAPAGSRRRRAPSRH; encoded by the coding sequence ATGCCCCGGCCGTCTCAAAACCTCGACGTCGCCTTGCTGCAGGCCGGCCGCGAGCTCTTTCCGCGCGCCGGCTGCGCCGGGCTGTCCGTGCGGGCGGTTGCCGAGCAGGCGGGCGCCAACCTCGGCATGTTTCACTATCACTTCAAGACCAAGGACAACTTCCTGCGCACGCTGCTGCAGCAGGTTTACGAGGAGATGTACGCCGGGCTCAGCGGCGCGGTGTCGCAGCAGGGACCCGCGGTGGAGCGGCTGCGCGCCGCGCTGGTCGCCGCCGCCGCGCTGCTGGTCACGCACCGCAAGGTGTTTGCCCGCGTCTGGATGGATGCCATCGCCGGGGAGCCGGTGGCCACCGAGTTCATGCAGCACAACGCGCCGCGCCACATCGGCCTGCTGTTCGGCCTGGTGCAGCAGGCGCAGGCCGAAGGCGCGCTGCGGGCGTTGCCGCCGTTCCAGTGCGTCGCCACGCTGCTGGGGGCAGTGGCGCTGCCGATCGTGTTCGCCTCCGGTCTGGTGGAGGTCGCCATGCCGGCAGCCGCCGTGCAGCGCCAGTTCCGCGACCAGGTGATGAGCCCCGACGCCATCGCGCAGCGCGTCGACCTGGCGCTGGCGGCGCTGCGCGCCCCCGTGGCGCCGGCAGGGTCCAGGCGCCGCCGCGCGCCATCGCGTCACTGA